From the Gordonia bronchialis DSM 43247 genome, one window contains:
- the rsmA gene encoding 16S rRNA (adenine(1518)-N(6)/adenine(1519)-N(6))-dimethyltransferase RsmA, translating to MAVLLVQAGSALSADSDSSSGGDGSPRLLGPAQIRQLAAEVGVRPTKTLGQNFVHDANTVRRIVAESGVGADDVVLEVGPGLGSLTLALLEQAGRVVAVEIDPVLAQRLPRTIAERAAARQGDFEVITADALRVTRDDLPVAPTALVANLPYNVAVPVLLHLLAVFPEIRTALVMVQAEVADRLAAEPGSRTYGVPSVKARYHGTVRRAGAVGRSVFWPEPKVESGLVRIERTDTYPVDDELRGAVFAVVDAAFAQRRKTMRSALAGWAGSPAEAERRLRAAGIDPGIRGERLGVADFVRLAQTH from the coding sequence GTGGCCGTCCTGCTCGTCCAAGCTGGGTCTGCGCTGAGCGCAGATTCCGACAGCAGCAGCGGCGGCGACGGATCGCCCAGGCTGCTGGGTCCCGCCCAGATCCGGCAACTGGCTGCCGAGGTGGGAGTTCGTCCCACCAAGACGCTCGGTCAGAACTTCGTCCACGATGCCAACACCGTTCGGCGCATCGTCGCCGAATCCGGTGTCGGTGCCGACGACGTGGTGCTGGAAGTGGGTCCCGGTCTGGGGTCGCTGACGCTGGCCTTGTTGGAGCAGGCCGGTCGCGTCGTCGCGGTTGAGATCGATCCTGTTCTCGCCCAGCGTCTTCCGCGTACCATCGCCGAACGCGCCGCCGCACGGCAGGGCGACTTCGAGGTGATCACCGCCGATGCGCTGCGGGTGACCCGCGACGACCTTCCGGTGGCGCCGACCGCGCTGGTCGCCAATCTTCCGTACAACGTCGCGGTTCCGGTGCTGTTGCATCTGCTCGCGGTGTTCCCGGAGATCCGCACGGCCCTGGTGATGGTGCAGGCCGAGGTCGCCGACCGCCTGGCCGCCGAACCGGGCAGCCGCACCTACGGTGTGCCCAGCGTCAAAGCCCGTTATCACGGCACGGTACGTCGGGCGGGAGCCGTCGGGCGTTCAGTGTTCTGGCCCGAACCCAAGGTCGAATCCGGACTCGTCCGTATCGAACGGACCGACACCTACCCGGTCGACGACGAGCTGCGCGGCGCGGTATTCGCCGTCGTCGACGCCGCATTCGCCCAGCGCCGCAAGACGATGCGATCGGCGTTGGCCGGCTGGGCCGGTTCACCCGCGGAGGCCGAACGGCGTCTGCGCGCCGCAGGCATCGACCCCGGTATCCGGGGCGAGCGACTCGGCGTCGCCGATTTCGTGCGCCTCGCCCAAACCCACTGA
- a CDS encoding HAD family hydrolase — protein sequence MTRDTASAVDTVLLDVDGTLIDSTYLHALAWVRAFAGHDLTPPWWRVHRAIGMGGDRLVGEVCGADVENSLGDTLRSDWEDRYRELLGEVTVLPGAVPLIESLVDAGFKVALASSGKSEFTDAAIELLGMQRSDFAAVTSSEDAEDSKPDPDILGAALEAAGGSSAVVVGDTVWDVASAARLPAQCVAVRSGGFAEAELVDAGAVLVVDDVGVLVQRGWRPR from the coding sequence ATGACACGCGACACCGCGTCCGCGGTCGACACCGTCCTCCTCGATGTCGACGGTACGCTCATCGATTCGACCTACCTGCACGCTCTGGCGTGGGTGCGCGCCTTCGCCGGGCACGACCTCACCCCGCCGTGGTGGCGGGTCCATCGTGCGATCGGCATGGGCGGGGACCGGCTGGTGGGTGAGGTCTGCGGCGCCGACGTCGAGAACTCGCTCGGCGACACACTGCGCTCGGATTGGGAGGACCGCTATCGGGAGCTGCTCGGGGAGGTGACGGTGCTGCCGGGTGCGGTGCCGTTGATCGAGAGCCTCGTCGACGCCGGGTTCAAGGTTGCGTTGGCATCTTCGGGTAAGTCTGAATTCACCGATGCCGCAATCGAATTGCTCGGAATGCAACGTTCGGACTTCGCAGCGGTGACGAGTTCGGAGGACGCCGAGGACTCCAAACCTGATCCGGACATTCTCGGTGCCGCTCTCGAGGCGGCCGGTGGGAGCTCGGCGGTCGTGGTCGGCGACACGGTGTGGGATGTGGCCTCGGCAGCCCGATTGCCCGCGCAGTGTGTGGCCGTGCGCAGCGGCGGTTTCGCCGAAGCCGAGCTCGTCGACGCCGGTGCGGTCCTGGTGGTCGACGATGTCGGTGTGCTGGTTCAGCGAGGCTGGCGGCCCCGGTGA
- a CDS encoding glycoside hydrolase family 25 protein: MPRRTVVAVTLAATLIFGGISSAATAHAAPQTIGPDVSSHQHPGGASINWFAVRAAGQQIAMVKATESTWYVNPYFVPDRLAMRAAGLIRGTYHYADPSRPAAAQAIFYATIVLGQNGILDLPPVLDLENSGGLSPAGLRAWVREFFAVLEPLTGRKTILYTDPRFWNTAMGATTEFADHPLWIASYNGRSAPEMPRGGWRTWRFWQYTSSGRLPGIPTRVDLNRYNGSIAALRSYGNAINVFGS, translated from the coding sequence ATGCCCCGACGCACAGTGGTCGCCGTCACACTCGCGGCCACCCTCATCTTCGGCGGAATATCCTCTGCCGCAACAGCACACGCCGCACCGCAGACCATCGGGCCGGATGTGTCGAGCCATCAGCATCCTGGTGGCGCGTCGATCAACTGGTTCGCGGTGCGTGCCGCCGGCCAGCAGATCGCCATGGTCAAGGCCACCGAGTCCACCTGGTACGTCAACCCGTACTTCGTACCCGACCGCCTCGCCATGCGGGCTGCCGGACTCATCCGCGGCACCTACCACTACGCCGATCCGTCGCGGCCCGCGGCCGCGCAGGCCATCTTCTACGCGACGATCGTGCTCGGCCAGAACGGCATCCTCGACTTGCCACCGGTCCTCGACCTCGAGAACTCCGGCGGACTGTCCCCCGCCGGCTTGCGCGCCTGGGTGCGCGAGTTCTTCGCCGTCCTCGAACCGCTCACCGGCCGCAAGACCATCCTCTACACCGATCCGCGGTTCTGGAACACCGCGATGGGCGCAACCACCGAATTCGCCGATCACCCGCTGTGGATCGCCTCCTACAACGGCCGCAGCGCGCCGGAGATGCCGCGCGGCGGATGGCGCACCTGGCGGTTCTGGCAGTACACCTCGTCGGGTCGGCTTCCCGGCATCCCCACCCGCGTCGACCTGAACCGCTACAACGGGTCCATCGCGGCGCTGCGCTCCTATGGCAACGCGATCAACGTCTTCGGGAGCTGA
- a CDS encoding lipase family protein: MLLAVVSGVLVPVPSAAAAPPPGFVFASTPLPAGELPSGAAHGTRVVYATLDQNGRPALATGVFWTPHGAPPVGGWPVVSWAHGTTGIADRCAPSRTRHGNGLETPIRKALDAGYAVTATDYAGLGSAGETEYLGGRAAAHSIVDIIHAARSLDPTLSARWVSTGHSQGGHAALFAARYAGEYAPDLSLRAAVAIAPVSSMEDIFGVFGPRTPGLGRFNGVSGLFLYLLAGLDHAQRDLHVADHLTDTGRRYLDAAREQCYGDLNSALQSVSPGSLVGSSFVADDAFRRALADYAQVPTGGYGVPIRIQHGFLDPVLPYVLSRDLRSKMRDDGTDVTLKTYLRADHTSVVDDSRDDTMSAINEGFARD; this comes from the coding sequence ATGCTGCTCGCCGTGGTCTCGGGGGTTCTCGTCCCGGTGCCCTCGGCGGCCGCTGCGCCGCCCCCGGGGTTCGTCTTCGCGTCCACACCACTACCCGCGGGGGAGTTGCCGTCGGGTGCCGCACACGGCACCCGCGTCGTCTACGCGACCCTCGATCAGAACGGCCGGCCGGCGCTGGCCACCGGTGTCTTCTGGACGCCGCACGGCGCGCCGCCGGTGGGTGGTTGGCCCGTCGTCTCGTGGGCGCACGGCACCACCGGGATCGCCGATCGGTGTGCACCGAGCCGGACCCGGCACGGCAACGGGCTCGAGACACCGATCCGCAAGGCACTCGACGCCGGATATGCCGTCACCGCCACCGACTACGCGGGCCTGGGGTCGGCGGGGGAGACCGAGTACCTGGGTGGCCGCGCCGCCGCGCACTCGATTGTCGACATCATCCATGCGGCCAGGTCGCTCGATCCGACACTGTCGGCGCGTTGGGTGTCGACCGGCCACTCGCAGGGCGGTCACGCGGCGCTGTTCGCGGCCCGGTACGCCGGTGAGTACGCGCCCGACTTGTCGCTGCGGGCGGCGGTCGCCATCGCCCCGGTCTCGTCGATGGAAGATATCTTCGGTGTCTTCGGGCCGCGCACACCGGGACTCGGCCGTTTCAACGGGGTCAGCGGGTTATTCCTCTATCTCCTCGCCGGACTCGATCACGCACAGCGCGATCTCCACGTCGCCGATCACCTCACCGACACCGGACGCCGATACCTCGACGCCGCCCGTGAGCAGTGCTACGGCGACCTGAATTCGGCTCTGCAGTCGGTGTCGCCGGGATCGCTCGTGGGCAGCTCCTTTGTCGCCGACGACGCGTTCCGGCGGGCGCTGGCCGACTACGCCCAGGTGCCCACCGGGGGCTATGGAGTGCCGATCCGCATCCAGCACGGATTCCTCGACCCGGTGCTGCCGTATGTCCTCAGCCGCGATCTGCGTTCCAAGATGCGTGACGACGGCACCGACGTCACCTTGAAGACCTACCTGCGCGCTGACCACACGAGCGTCGTCGACGACTCCCGCGACGACACGATGAGCGCAATCAACGAAGGGTTCGCGCGGGACTGA
- a CDS encoding FdhF/YdeP family oxidoreductase, with the protein MRRPPHSDHDIVEDDLTVSGEEHHAAGMKAVMVSLRRGVEQMGVVRTTQVLTKLNQRNGFDCPGCAWPETPGHRKHAEFCENGAKAVAEEATRRQVNPEFLAAHAVADLLEHSDYWLGQQGRLTHPMVLQPGATHYEPIDWDAAYELIARELRALTSPDEAVFYTSGRTSNEAAFLYQLLIRSFGTNNMPDCSNMCHESSGAALTETIGIGKGSVSVPDIEHADLIIIAGQNPGTNHPRMLSTLEKAKANGARVIAVNPLPEAGLLRFKDPQKVHGVVGHGVAIADDFLQIRIGGDQALFQGLAKLLLEADDASAGSVVDHDFLRQHCAGWEDYAAHIRAVDLDDVIEATGLSRGDLDRTAAALIDSDATIICWAMGLTQQTHAVATIQDAVALLLMRGMIGKPGAGVCPVRGHSNVQGDRTMGIWERMPESFLAALDDEFGISSPRRHGFDAVDSIRAMRDGKASVFLAMGGNFVAATPDTAVTETALRNCSLTVQISTKLSRSHLVGGRTALILPSLGRTDKDVRAGRKQMVTVEDSMSAVHLSRGALTPPSEHVRSEVAIVCELARTLLGPRHPVPWERFADDYDLIRDSISRVIPGFDDFNVRVRQPDGFVLPHPPRDERRFETSTAKANFVVNPLRWIPVPQGRLILQTMRSHDQYNTTVYGLSDRYRGIEGGRRVVFVNAEDIAALGHADGDRVDLCSEWTRPDGTVEYRRAHDFRLVAYPTPVGNAAAYYPETNPLVPLDHVAEKSNTPVSKAVTIRIERRQSPSAGV; encoded by the coding sequence ATGCGCCGGCCGCCACACAGTGACCACGACATCGTCGAAGACGATCTCACAGTCAGCGGGGAAGAACACCACGCCGCGGGTATGAAGGCCGTGATGGTCTCACTGCGCCGCGGGGTCGAGCAGATGGGAGTGGTGCGCACGACCCAGGTGCTGACGAAGCTGAATCAACGCAACGGCTTCGACTGCCCGGGGTGCGCGTGGCCGGAAACCCCCGGCCACCGCAAACATGCGGAGTTCTGTGAGAACGGTGCCAAGGCTGTCGCCGAAGAAGCCACCCGCCGGCAGGTGAATCCGGAGTTCTTAGCCGCTCATGCTGTCGCCGACCTCCTCGAACACAGCGACTACTGGCTCGGCCAGCAGGGCCGATTGACCCACCCCATGGTTTTGCAGCCCGGTGCGACCCACTACGAGCCGATCGACTGGGATGCCGCCTATGAGCTGATCGCCCGCGAGCTGCGTGCTCTGACGTCGCCCGACGAGGCGGTCTTCTACACCTCGGGACGCACCAGCAACGAGGCCGCCTTCCTCTACCAGTTGCTGATCCGCTCCTTCGGAACCAACAACATGCCCGACTGCTCGAACATGTGTCATGAGTCGTCGGGAGCCGCACTCACCGAGACCATCGGGATCGGCAAGGGTTCGGTGTCGGTGCCCGACATCGAACACGCCGACCTGATTATCATCGCCGGCCAGAATCCCGGCACCAACCACCCGCGAATGCTCTCCACGCTGGAGAAGGCGAAAGCGAACGGCGCTCGGGTCATCGCCGTGAATCCGTTACCCGAGGCCGGTTTGCTGCGCTTCAAGGATCCGCAGAAGGTCCATGGTGTGGTCGGTCACGGCGTCGCGATCGCCGACGATTTCCTGCAGATCCGCATCGGTGGCGACCAAGCCCTGTTCCAGGGGCTCGCCAAACTCCTTCTCGAAGCAGATGACGCGTCTGCGGGGTCCGTCGTCGACCATGACTTCCTGCGCCAGCACTGCGCCGGCTGGGAGGACTACGCCGCGCACATCCGTGCCGTCGACCTCGACGACGTCATCGAGGCGACCGGTCTGAGCCGAGGTGACCTCGACCGGACCGCCGCTGCCCTGATCGATTCGGATGCGACGATCATCTGCTGGGCGATGGGACTCACCCAGCAGACCCATGCGGTGGCCACCATCCAAGATGCCGTCGCGCTCCTGCTGATGCGCGGCATGATCGGCAAACCCGGTGCCGGGGTCTGCCCCGTTCGTGGACATTCCAACGTCCAGGGCGATCGGACGATGGGCATCTGGGAGAGGATGCCCGAATCCTTCCTCGCGGCGCTCGACGACGAGTTCGGCATCTCCTCGCCGCGTCGTCATGGCTTCGACGCCGTCGATTCCATCCGCGCCATGCGCGACGGCAAGGCGTCGGTCTTCCTCGCCATGGGAGGCAACTTCGTCGCCGCCACACCGGATACCGCGGTCACCGAGACCGCCCTGCGCAACTGCTCGCTCACCGTGCAGATCTCGACCAAACTCAGTCGCTCGCACCTCGTCGGCGGCCGAACCGCCCTCATCCTGCCAAGTCTCGGGCGCACCGACAAGGATGTCCGCGCCGGACGCAAGCAGATGGTGACCGTCGAGGACTCCATGTCCGCCGTGCACTTGTCCAGAGGCGCGCTGACGCCCCCGAGCGAGCACGTGCGCAGTGAGGTCGCCATCGTCTGCGAACTCGCCCGCACCCTGCTCGGCCCCCGGCATCCGGTTCCCTGGGAGCGATTCGCCGATGACTACGACCTGATCCGCGACTCCATCTCTCGCGTCATCCCGGGCTTCGACGACTTCAACGTGCGCGTCCGACAGCCCGACGGATTCGTGCTGCCGCACCCGCCCCGCGATGAGCGTCGATTTGAAACATCCACTGCCAAAGCGAATTTCGTGGTCAACCCACTGCGCTGGATACCGGTACCGCAGGGTCGTCTGATCTTGCAGACGATGCGCAGCCACGATCAATACAACACCACCGTCTACGGACTCAGTGACCGTTACCGCGGCATCGAGGGCGGTCGGCGCGTCGTGTTCGTCAACGCCGAGGACATCGCCGCGCTCGGTCACGCCGACGGCGATCGGGTCGATCTCTGTTCGGAATGGACCCGCCCGGACGGCACCGTCGAATACCGTCGCGCTCATGATTTCCGCCTCGTCGCCTACCCCACGCCGGTCGGGAACGCGGCGGCCTACTACCCCGAGACCAATCCCCTGGTCCCGCTCGACCATGTCGCCGAGAAATCCAACACGCCGGTCTCCAAGGCCGTTACCATCCGGATCGAACGTCGGCAGTCACCGTCCGCCGGTGTGTGA
- a CDS encoding resuscitation-promoting factor, translating into MSVFSKINESKSTRARVAVGAVLATVAAGGVMGVALHKNVTIDVDGSTRDVSTMALSVDALLSSQGIEPGDGAQVTPALDSSFGDGQKITIHRKKTLMLEIDGKPEVVTTNAVTVDELLAERGLTHAADVTNFHPDAPMPVDGGVVDLALPKPVSLTDGTATLHPTVAAQTVRDLLAALGNPLAPTDKVEPAPETPVSKDMKIKVTRIRTETSTVEEAVKPPEIKQKDPNLIRDRRVVVNPGKPGQARVTYNITTINGKVVKRDRMQSVVLTAAQPATVRIGTKPGAPFVPVGVWDALAQCEATGNWAINSGNGFYGGVQFDQNTWERWGGLEYAPRADLATREEQIAVAKKTQAAQGWGAWPSCSSKLGLR; encoded by the coding sequence TTGTCTGTGTTCTCGAAGATCAACGAGTCCAAGTCCACGCGTGCCCGCGTGGCGGTCGGAGCCGTTCTTGCCACCGTCGCTGCCGGCGGTGTCATGGGTGTCGCCCTGCACAAGAACGTGACGATCGACGTCGACGGTTCGACCCGCGACGTGTCGACGATGGCGCTCTCGGTGGATGCACTCCTCTCCTCGCAGGGCATCGAACCCGGTGACGGGGCACAGGTGACGCCCGCCCTGGACTCGAGCTTCGGCGACGGTCAGAAGATCACCATCCACCGCAAGAAGACCCTCATGCTCGAGATCGACGGTAAGCCCGAGGTCGTTACCACCAATGCGGTCACCGTCGATGAGTTGCTGGCCGAGCGCGGGCTGACCCACGCCGCCGACGTCACCAACTTCCATCCAGACGCCCCGATGCCCGTCGACGGCGGTGTCGTCGACCTCGCCCTGCCCAAGCCCGTGAGCCTGACCGACGGCACCGCGACCCTGCATCCGACGGTCGCCGCCCAGACCGTGCGTGATCTCCTCGCGGCCCTCGGCAACCCGCTGGCGCCCACCGACAAGGTAGAGCCCGCACCCGAGACGCCGGTCAGCAAGGACATGAAGATCAAGGTGACCCGGATCCGGACCGAGACCAGCACGGTCGAGGAGGCGGTGAAGCCGCCGGAGATCAAGCAGAAGGACCCGAACCTCATCCGTGACCGCCGCGTCGTGGTGAACCCCGGCAAGCCCGGTCAGGCGCGTGTGACCTACAACATCACCACCATCAACGGCAAGGTCGTCAAGCGCGATCGCATGCAGTCCGTGGTGCTCACCGCGGCACAGCCGGCCACCGTCCGGATCGGTACCAAGCCGGGCGCGCCGTTTGTCCCGGTCGGCGTGTGGGATGCCCTCGCGCAGTGCGAAGCCACCGGCAACTGGGCCATCAACTCGGGCAACGGCTTCTACGGCGGCGTTCAGTTCGACCAGAACACCTGGGAGCGCTGGGGCGGCCTCGAGTACGCACCGCGCGCCGATCTGGCCACCCGCGAGGAGCAGATCGCCGTCGCGAAGAAGACGCAGGCCGCACAGGGCTGGGGCGCGTGGCCGTCCTGCTCGTCCAAGCTGGGTCTGCGCTGA
- a CDS encoding ABC-F family ATP-binding cassette domain-containing protein — MAHLLGAEALSLEFPTTKVFDSVSLGVNEGDRIGIVGRNGDGKSSLLAMLAGRLQPDSGRVTVRGGVRVGVLDQADVFDDGDTVGHVVVGDRPEHEWASDARIRDVIAGLLGDVDWDAPVDSLSGGQRRRVSLARLLAGDHDILALDEPTNHLDVEAITWLAGHIKKRWPVNAGGLLVVTHDRWFLDEVCTVTWEVHDRIVEPFEGGYAAYILQRVERDRQAAAIEARRQNLARKELAWLRRGAPARTSKPKFRIDAANALIADVPPVRDTVALQSLAVARLGKDVVDLLDVSVSYDGREVLHDVEWRLAPGERTGILGVNGAGKSTLLGLIAGTVEPTGGRVKRGKTVKVATLTQRLDDLERHLDDPVRVVVAELRSTYTFGSGSKAQELSPSQLLERLGFDSSQLSTPVRDLSGGQKRRLQLLLILLDAPNVLILDEPTNDLDTDMLAALEDLLDSWPGTLIVVSHDRYFLERVTDQQYGVMDGRLRHLPGGVDEFLALRRRQQAGSTGAPATAASTTESTESTALSGAERRAVEKEASSIERRLDKLHAEVTTLHARMADHDQSDHAGLQKLTESLRAVEDETAELEERWLELSELIG; from the coding sequence GTGGCACATCTTCTCGGGGCGGAAGCGCTCAGCCTGGAGTTCCCGACAACCAAGGTCTTCGACTCGGTGTCCCTCGGCGTGAACGAGGGCGACCGGATCGGCATCGTCGGCCGTAACGGCGACGGCAAGTCAAGCCTGCTCGCGATGCTCGCCGGCCGCCTGCAACCCGATTCGGGACGCGTCACCGTGCGCGGCGGGGTGCGGGTGGGCGTCCTCGATCAGGCCGACGTCTTCGACGACGGGGACACCGTCGGACATGTCGTCGTCGGCGACCGGCCCGAACACGAGTGGGCCTCCGACGCACGAATCCGGGACGTCATCGCCGGACTGCTCGGCGACGTCGACTGGGACGCCCCGGTGGATTCGCTGTCCGGCGGGCAGCGTCGTCGGGTGTCATTGGCCCGGCTGCTCGCCGGCGATCATGACATCCTCGCACTCGACGAACCGACCAACCATCTCGACGTGGAGGCCATCACCTGGCTGGCCGGTCACATCAAGAAGCGGTGGCCCGTCAACGCCGGCGGCCTGCTGGTGGTCACCCACGACCGTTGGTTCCTCGACGAGGTGTGCACCGTCACCTGGGAGGTCCACGACCGCATCGTCGAGCCCTTCGAAGGCGGATATGCCGCTTACATCCTGCAGCGGGTGGAACGCGACCGGCAGGCGGCGGCCATCGAGGCACGCCGCCAGAACCTGGCCCGCAAGGAACTGGCCTGGTTGCGCCGCGGTGCACCCGCACGCACCTCCAAACCCAAGTTCCGGATCGACGCGGCCAACGCGCTGATCGCCGACGTCCCGCCGGTGCGTGACACCGTCGCGTTGCAGTCGCTGGCCGTCGCCCGGCTCGGCAAGGACGTCGTCGACCTCCTCGACGTGTCCGTCTCCTACGACGGGCGTGAGGTCCTGCACGACGTCGAGTGGCGACTCGCGCCCGGTGAACGCACCGGCATCCTCGGGGTCAACGGCGCCGGCAAGTCGACGCTGCTCGGTCTGATCGCCGGCACCGTCGAACCGACGGGCGGCAGGGTCAAGCGCGGCAAGACCGTCAAGGTGGCGACGCTGACCCAGCGGCTCGACGACCTCGAGCGTCACCTCGACGACCCGGTGCGGGTGGTGGTGGCCGAACTGCGTTCCACCTACACCTTCGGGTCCGGGTCCAAGGCGCAGGAACTCTCCCCGTCGCAGTTGCTCGAACGCCTCGGCTTCGACAGCTCCCAGCTCTCCACGCCGGTCCGCGACCTGTCCGGCGGACAGAAGCGGCGCCTGCAACTGCTGCTAATCCTGCTCGACGCCCCCAACGTGCTGATCCTCGACGAGCCCACCAACGACCTCGACACCGACATGCTCGCGGCCCTCGAAGACCTACTCGATTCGTGGCCCGGCACGCTGATCGTCGTCTCCCATGACCGCTACTTCCTCGAACGCGTCACCGACCAGCAGTACGGCGTGATGGACGGGCGTCTTCGGCATCTGCCCGGCGGTGTCGACGAATTCCTGGCGTTGCGCAGGCGTCAGCAGGCCGGCTCGACGGGTGCTCCGGCCACCGCCGCCTCTACGACTGAGTCGACTGAGTCGACCGCGCTGTCCGGTGCCGAGCGTCGCGCGGTCGAGAAGGAGGCGAGTTCCATCGAACGACGGCTCGACAAGCTGCACGCCGAGGTGACGACCCTGCACGCACGCATGGCCGACCACGATCAGAGCGATCATGCCGGACTGCAGAAACTCACCGAGTCGCTGCGCGCCGTCGAAGACGAGACGGCCGAACTCGAGGAGAGGTGGTTGGAGTTGTCGGAGTTGATCGGCTGA
- a CDS encoding 4-(cytidine 5'-diphospho)-2-C-methyl-D-erythritol kinase, whose product MSPASLSVVSDSVTARAPSKVNLHLGVGPRRPDGYHDLVTVFQALSLHDDVRVSPGTDLTVSVRGEGASAVPDDSSNLAARAVQALAEWCGRSPVAAIDIDKSIPVAGGMAGGSADAAAALVAAAAMWKLDVDRDDLSDIAAGLGSDVPFALHGATALGTGRGEQLISVLSRGEFHWVLALAREGLSTPQVYAELDRLRDNRSDDAMTDDPLRRPDDLMQALAAGDPRAVAPLLHNDLQPAALSLQPALRRTLRAGVDAGALNGIVSGSGPTCAFLCLDEGSAVNVAAELSGAGVARSVRTASGPVPGTRVISPD is encoded by the coding sequence GTGTCTCCCGCGTCGCTGTCGGTGGTTTCCGACTCCGTCACCGCGCGGGCTCCGTCGAAGGTCAATCTGCACCTGGGCGTGGGTCCGCGCCGCCCCGACGGCTACCACGACCTGGTCACCGTCTTCCAGGCTCTGTCCCTGCACGACGACGTCCGGGTGTCACCGGGCACCGACCTGACGGTGAGCGTGCGCGGTGAGGGCGCATCCGCGGTGCCCGACGACTCGTCCAACCTCGCCGCCCGGGCGGTGCAGGCGCTCGCCGAGTGGTGCGGACGCAGCCCCGTCGCCGCGATCGACATCGACAAGTCGATCCCGGTGGCCGGGGGAATGGCCGGCGGCAGCGCGGACGCCGCGGCGGCACTGGTGGCGGCGGCGGCCATGTGGAAACTCGACGTCGACCGTGACGATCTGTCGGATATCGCCGCCGGCCTGGGCAGCGATGTCCCGTTCGCGCTGCACGGCGCCACCGCACTCGGTACCGGGCGCGGTGAGCAGCTGATCTCGGTGCTCTCGCGCGGCGAGTTCCACTGGGTACTCGCCCTCGCCCGCGAGGGCTTGTCGACCCCGCAGGTCTACGCGGAGCTGGATCGATTGCGCGACAACAGATCCGACGACGCGATGACCGACGATCCGCTGCGTCGCCCCGATGACCTGATGCAGGCGCTGGCCGCCGGCGACCCGCGTGCGGTGGCCCCGCTGCTGCACAACGATCTGCAGCCGGCCGCGCTGAGTCTGCAACCGGCACTTCGGCGGACGCTGCGCGCCGGGGTCGACGCCGGCGCGCTGAACGGCATCGTCTCGGGCTCTGGACCGACCTGTGCCTTCTTGTGCCTCGACGAGGGGTCCGCTGTGAACGTCGCCGCCGAACTGTCCGGCGCGGGTGTCGCACGATCGGTACGCACGGCGTCGGGCCCGGTCCCCGGCACGCGGGTGATCAGCCCGGACTGA
- a CDS encoding GNAT family N-acetyltransferase, protein MIETHVPTLRTARLILRAPAELDIDPIYQACQDPSIQRYTLVPVPYRRSDADWFVRVNAADPASATWVIEAADGHLAGTIGVSLHTDPDHPDSGSLGYWCAPADRGNGYVREALRAVLECALTPVADGGLGLERVTWRALCDNVASARAAASVGFRYTGRRTDDIRSGAEEMHTAEIHAEDDRRPQRWSGDVIGS, encoded by the coding sequence GTGATCGAGACGCATGTCCCCACGCTGCGGACGGCGCGGTTGATTCTGCGTGCGCCGGCCGAACTCGACATCGACCCGATCTATCAGGCCTGTCAGGACCCGAGCATTCAGCGCTATACCCTTGTGCCGGTGCCTTATCGGCGCTCGGATGCGGACTGGTTCGTCCGCGTCAATGCTGCGGACCCGGCGTCGGCCACCTGGGTTATCGAGGCGGCAGACGGTCACCTGGCCGGCACCATCGGCGTGTCGCTGCATACCGACCCGGACCATCCGGACTCCGGATCGCTCGGCTACTGGTGTGCTCCCGCGGATCGCGGTAACGGCTACGTGCGGGAGGCGCTGCGCGCGGTGCTCGAGTGCGCGCTGACCCCGGTCGCCGACGGTGGTCTGGGTCTGGAACGTGTCACATGGCGTGCCCTGTGCGACAACGTCGCGTCCGCGCGGGCTGCAGCGTCGGTGGGATTCCGATACACCGGCCGCCGGACCGATGACATCCGCAGCGGGGCCGAGGAGATGCACACCGCCGAGATCCATGCCGAGGACGACCGGCGGCCGCAACGCTGGAGCGGCGACGTCATCGGCTCCTGA